A stretch of Neisseria subflava DNA encodes these proteins:
- the hemN gene encoding oxygen-independent coproporphyrinogen III oxidase, with protein sequence MKIIPISNNTNTNNELPEFDRELIASLPSSGPRYTSYPTADRFHEGFKEAEYIQALNLRNMGALNKPLSLYIHIPFCNTICYYCGCNKIITKDKSRADAYIQYLEKEMELLAPHLGGRHQLAQLHFGGGTPTFLSDDQLERVFDMIRKYFQLIPNGEYSIEIDPRKVSRETVLKLGKLGFNRMSVGIQDFDPKVQEAVNRIQSYEETKEVIDAAREAGFKSVSVDLIYGLPHQNTESIKTTIDTVLSLSPDRLALYHYAHLPHIFKPQRRIDTNVVPGSEEKLDMLQYCVQTLTERGYVFIGMDHFAKPDDELSIALKEGFLQRNFQGYSTYADCDLVAIGVSSIGKIGSTYSQNERDIDAYYAALDAGHLPIMRGYQLNQDDILRRNIIQDLMCRFSLDYRIYESVFGIPFSRYFAAELEDMKQLETLGLVRLKPHSLTVTPKGRFLIRNIAMVFDYHLRHKETKAKYSQTV encoded by the coding sequence ATGAAAATTATCCCCATCTCAAATAACACCAACACAAACAATGAATTACCGGAATTTGACCGTGAATTGATTGCCAGTTTGCCATCAAGCGGTCCTCGCTATACCTCCTATCCGACTGCCGACCGCTTCCATGAAGGCTTTAAAGAAGCCGAATATATCCAAGCTTTAAACCTGCGCAACATGGGCGCGCTCAACAAACCCCTTTCACTCTACATCCACATTCCCTTCTGCAATACTATCTGCTACTACTGCGGCTGCAACAAAATTATTACCAAAGACAAAAGCCGTGCCGATGCCTATATCCAGTATCTGGAAAAAGAAATGGAATTGCTGGCACCTCATTTAGGCGGAAGACACCAGCTCGCGCAGCTCCACTTCGGCGGCGGCACGCCCACATTCCTGAGCGACGACCAACTCGAACGCGTCTTCGACATGATTCGTAAATACTTTCAGCTGATTCCAAACGGCGAATACTCCATCGAAATCGACCCACGCAAAGTCAGCCGCGAAACCGTCCTCAAACTGGGCAAACTCGGTTTCAACCGCATGAGTGTCGGCATTCAAGACTTTGACCCTAAAGTACAGGAAGCCGTCAACCGCATTCAAAGTTATGAAGAAACCAAAGAGGTGATTGATGCCGCGCGTGAAGCCGGGTTTAAATCCGTCAGCGTCGATTTGATTTACGGCCTGCCGCACCAAAACACCGAAAGCATCAAAACCACCATCGACACGGTCTTGTCCCTCAGTCCCGACCGCCTCGCCCTCTACCACTACGCCCACCTGCCGCATATCTTCAAACCGCAACGCCGTATCGACACCAATGTCGTACCTGGAAGCGAAGAAAAACTCGATATGCTGCAATATTGCGTTCAAACCCTGACTGAGCGAGGCTACGTTTTCATTGGTATGGACCACTTTGCCAAACCTGACGACGAACTCTCCATCGCCCTCAAAGAAGGCTTCCTGCAACGCAACTTCCAAGGCTACTCGACCTATGCCGACTGCGACTTGGTGGCAATCGGCGTATCCTCTATCGGCAAAATCGGTAGCACCTACTCCCAAAACGAGCGTGACATCGATGCCTATTACGCCGCACTCGATGCCGGACATCTGCCGATTATGCGCGGCTACCAGCTCAATCAAGACGATATTTTGCGCCGCAACATCATTCAGGATTTGATGTGCCGCTTCTCGCTCGACTATCGGATTTACGAAAGCGTGTTCGGCATTCCGTTTAGCCGTTATTTTGCAGCCGAACTGGAAGATATGAAGCAACTGGAAACCCTCGGCCTGGTCCGTCTCAAACCGCACAGCCTGACTGTTACGCCGAAGGGCCGTTTCCTGATCCGCAACATCGCCATGGTGTTCGACTACCATCTGCGCCATAAAGAAACCAAAGCCAAATACTCGCAAACTGTGTAA